The genomic region AGCGGCACCGGAACGGCGGCCGGCCCTTTCCGGGCCGGCCGGCACCCTTTTTTGATCGCGAACGGTTTCCGCATGGCTGAGACGACGACGCGTACCTCTGCCCTCGACTTCTTCGGTGAAGTCGTCGAGCAGGTCAAGAAGATCACCTGGCCCGACCAGGCGCAGCTGAAGAGCTCCACCGGG from Longimicrobium sp. harbors:
- the secE gene encoding preprotein translocase subunit SecE yields the protein MAETTTRTSALDFFGEVVEQVKKITWPDQAQLKSSTGMIVVFMLVMASIIFVMDRGVGLVLDMISSLFTS